From the Streptomyces sp. NBC_01216 genome, the window CGGGTAGGCGTGGACGTTCTGCCGGTACGAGGCGACGACGGTGAACATGAGGACGACGACGGCCAGCGCGATCCACGGGCTGAAGTGGTATGCCGAGAGGCCCGCGATGGAGAGGACGAGCAGCACCTCACCGGGTGCGTACGCCACCGAGGAGAGAGGGTCGGAGGCGAAGACGGGGAGGGCGATCCGTTTCGGGAGGAGCGTTTCCCCGAGCTTGTCGCTGCGCAGGGCCCGCCCGATGAGGATCCGTTTGGGCACGTCGGTCAGTTTGGGCACGCAGAGGATCGTAAGCGTTCGAAAACCGCCACGCCCACCGGCACCCCCGATCGGCACCGAATCTCCCTGCCTACCACCTCGGATGAGGTCCCGGCCAGCGTCGCCGCATAAGCTCGGAGCGGGCAGCACGGTAGGGCGTTGCCCGCCGTGGCCCGGGCCGGACGGGCGAGGGAAGTTGTGGGCAGGGTGTATTCGCAGGTCGGCAAGGCGATCAGGAGTGCGGGGTAAGGGGACGTGCACATCGTCATCATGGGCTGCGGGCGAGTGGGAGCCGCTCTCGCGCAGACCCTGGAACAGCAGGGGCACACCGTCGCGGTCGTCGACCAGGACCCGACGGCTTTCCGCCGTCTGGGCTCCGGCTTCGGCGGACGGCGCGTCACGGGTGTGGGCTTCGATCAGGACACGCTGCGCGAGGCGGGTATCGAGGAGGCCGGTGCCTTCGCCGCGGTGAGCAGCGGGGACAACTCCAACATCATCGCCGCACGGGTCGCGCGCGAGATGTTCGGCATCGAGAACGTGGCCGCCCGGATCTACGACCCGCGGCGCGCCGAGGTCTACCAGCGGCTCGGCATCCCGACCGTCGCGACGGTCCGGTGGACCGCCGACCAGATGCTGCGGCGGCTGCTGCCGTCCGGCGCGGAGCCCCTCTGGAGCGACCCGAGCGGGGGCGTCCAGCTGGCAGAGGTGCACACCTCGCCGGCCTGGATCGGGCACAAGGTCAGCAGGCTCCAGGAGGAGACGGGGGTGCGCGTGGCGTTTCTCACCCGGCTGGGTGAGGCGATTCTCCCGACCTCGCAGACGGTGCTTCAGGAGGGCGACCTCGTGCACGTGATGATGCGTACGGACGAGATCGACAAGGTCGAGGCGGCCTTCGCCGAGGGTCCTGAGGAGGGCGGTCACTGATGCGTGTCGCGATTGCGGGCGCGGGTGCGGTGGGTCGTTCCATCGCGGGCGAGCTCCTGGAGAACGGCCACGAGGTGCTGCTGGTCGACAAGGCGCCGACCGCCATCTCGGTGGAGCGGGTGCCCCAGGCGGAGTGGCTGCTGGCCGACGCCTGCGAGATCACCTCGCTGGACGAGGCGGCGCTCCAGCGCTGCAACGTGGTGATCGCGGCGACCGGTGACGACAAGGTGAACCTGGTCGTGTCGCTGCTCGCGAAGACCGAGTACGGCGTGCCGCGCGTGGTCGCCCGGGTGAACAACCCGAAGAACGAGTGGCTCTTCAACGAGTCCTGGGGTGTGGACGTCGCCGTGTCGACGCCGCGTCTGATGTCCGCCCTGGTCGAGGAGGCGGTGAGCGTCGGCGATCTGGTCCGTCTGCTGCGCTTCAGCCACGGTGACGCGAACCTGGTGGAGCTGACGCTGCCGCCGGAGTCCGCTATCGCGGGGACGGCGGTGGGTGATGTGGCCTGGCCCCAGGACACCTCGCTGGTCACGATCATCCGCGGTTCGCGGGTGCTGACCCCGACCGCCGAGGAGACCCTGGAGGCCGGTGACGAGCTGCTGTTCGTGGCGGCTCAGGCGCGTGAGGAGCAGCTGGAGGACCTGCTGTCGGCGCGCAGCGGCGACGGGT encodes:
- a CDS encoding potassium channel family protein, with the protein product MRVAIAGAGAVGRSIAGELLENGHEVLLVDKAPTAISVERVPQAEWLLADACEITSLDEAALQRCNVVIAATGDDKVNLVVSLLAKTEYGVPRVVARVNNPKNEWLFNESWGVDVAVSTPRLMSALVEEAVSVGDLVRLLRFSHGDANLVELTLPPESAIAGTAVGDVAWPQDTSLVTIIRGSRVLTPTAEETLEAGDELLFVAAQAREEQLEDLLSARSGDGSGTA
- a CDS encoding potassium channel family protein, with the protein product MHIVIMGCGRVGAALAQTLEQQGHTVAVVDQDPTAFRRLGSGFGGRRVTGVGFDQDTLREAGIEEAGAFAAVSSGDNSNIIAARVAREMFGIENVAARIYDPRRAEVYQRLGIPTVATVRWTADQMLRRLLPSGAEPLWSDPSGGVQLAEVHTSPAWIGHKVSRLQEETGVRVAFLTRLGEAILPTSQTVLQEGDLVHVMMRTDEIDKVEAAFAEGPEEGGH